In Leishmania braziliensis MHOM/BR/75/M2904 WGS CADA00000000 data, contig 60, whole genome shotgun sequence, one genomic interval encodes:
- a CDS encoding phosphoglycan beta 1,3 galactosyltransferase-like protein: PPPPRQTDTAVMGSTAITQATVWEGEMPLYRLPSVPETKCFYWGSSRRMLDVRFNAGMLFLLHRRLVQIILERPQRSADVDLALLAVQEFSEVLKPLYRQSGLQHEDVMIGLTLRRRYKRARRLCADRTIWYVKESYARFHDMHHGRLRAVTWSTVVAHRCRPVDAYFLHYYFQQEHIASTLETPYGGGDQKGMAIEAAAEWMPKQSSAFAGTVAGLDKLPLVVWTHNVSAGPGYVIAHDDGVAVYSYSYEYWKDSATLTFNGYRSTS; the protein is encoded by the coding sequence ACACTGCGGTAATGGGAAGCACCGCAATCACGCAGGCTACCGTGTGGGAGGGCGAGATGCCCCTCTACCGGCTGCCGTCGGTCCCTGAAACGAAGTGCTTCTACTGGGGTAGCAGCCGCAGGATGCTTGACGTTCGCTTCAACGCAGGCATGCTGTTCTTGCTACACCGTCGCCTCGTACAGATCATACTGGAACGGCCGCAGAGGAGCGCTGACGTTGATCTGGCCTTACTGGCTGTTCAGGAATTTTCCGAAGTACTAAAGCCGCTTTACCGCCAAAGCGGCCTTCAGCATGAAGACGTGATGATCGGTTTGACTCTCCGGAGGCGGTATAAACGTGCGAGGAGGCTGTGCGCTGATCGGACGATTTGGTACGTGAAAGAGAGCTACGCTCGTTTCCATGACATGCACCACGGGAGACTGCGTGCTGTGACGTGGTCGACGGTcgtggcgcaccgctgccgaccAGTCGACGCGTACTTTTTGCACTACTACTTCCAACAGGAGCATATCGCCTCCACGCTGGAAACTCCTTACGGTGGAGGCGATCAGAAGGGGATGGCGAttgaggcagcggcggagtgGATGCCAAAGCAGAGTAGCGCGTTCGCTGGCACAGTCGCGGGGTTGGACAAGCTGCCGCTAGTGGTGTGGACACATAATGTGTCTGCGGGACCGGGGTACGTCATAGCCCATGATGACGGTGTCGCCGTGTACAGCTACAGTTACGAGTACTGGAAGGACAGCGCCACGCTTACCTTCAACGGCTACAGGTCGACGTCGTGA